The Flexibacter flexilis DSM 6793 genome window below encodes:
- a CDS encoding type II toxin-antitoxin system VapC family toxin — translation MKYLIDTNIFIYIFEKKYDKLSSKQRSILNNAKNEFYLSEASYFEIAIKRRMGKPDFSHISVALLESDRKVLGIKLLKPKTEHYLNVVNVEKVLTSNGKPHADPFDLLIISQAIVEQFPVLSTDNYFPDYKQIKAIS, via the coding sequence ATGAAATATCTTATTGATACAAATATTTTTATTTATATTTTTGAAAAAAAATATGATAAATTAAGCAGTAAACAGCGTAGCATTCTTAATAATGCAAAAAATGAATTCTACTTATCCGAAGCAAGCTACTTTGAAATAGCCATAAAGCGACGTATGGGTAAACCTGACTTTTCTCATATATCTGTTGCTCTCTTAGAAAGTGATAGGAAAGTATTAGGTATCAAACTTTTAAAACCAAAAACAGAACATTATTTGAATGTTGTTAATGTGGAAAAAGTTTTGACGAGTAATGGGAAGCCGCACGCCGACCCATTCGATTTACTCATTATCTCACAGGCTATAGTAGAGCAGTTCCCTGTTTTATCAACTGACAATTATTTTCCTGATTACAAGCAAATTAAGGCTATTAGCTAA